One window from the genome of Fulvivirga lutea encodes:
- a CDS encoding phytase, producing the protein MKYFNILKSILFLFIITIACTPKEEDNQEAKNESEVTKIKPKLVTQKVKNDSDDPAIWINKNTPEASLVIGTDKGDDNGVGGIFAFNLKGEIVKSVDSIMRPNNIDIAYGLKLNDSTQIDIAVFTERYRNAIRVFQLPELTPIDNGGIDVFSGEEMREPMGVALYTAESGDIYAIVGRKNGPENGYLWQYKLTANKDVVSGQLVRKFGKFSGKAEIEAIAVDDELGYVYCSDEMFGVRKYYADPAKGNDELAVFGNNGEFTQDHEGISIYDAGNGKGYIIVSDQQANKFHLYSREGVDGDPHNHKLVKTINVSTNESDGSEVTNIALGSSFPNGLFVAMSDDGTFQYYDWNDIQNSGTTELQSAVIN; encoded by the coding sequence ATGAAATATTTTAACATACTTAAATCAATACTATTTTTATTCATTATTACGATTGCCTGTACACCAAAAGAAGAAGACAACCAAGAGGCTAAAAACGAATCGGAGGTTACTAAAATTAAACCTAAGCTAGTTACTCAAAAAGTTAAGAATGATTCTGATGATCCGGCAATTTGGATTAATAAAAATACCCCTGAAGCCAGTTTGGTAATAGGAACTGATAAAGGTGATGACAATGGAGTAGGAGGAATATTCGCTTTTAATCTTAAAGGTGAGATTGTAAAAAGTGTAGACAGTATTATGAGACCTAATAATATTGATATCGCCTATGGTCTGAAGCTGAATGACTCTACTCAAATTGATATAGCCGTATTTACAGAGCGTTATAGAAATGCTATTCGTGTATTTCAATTACCTGAATTAACTCCTATCGACAATGGAGGTATTGATGTATTCTCGGGTGAAGAAATGCGTGAACCCATGGGAGTTGCACTTTATACAGCTGAATCTGGTGATATTTATGCCATAGTTGGACGTAAAAATGGTCCCGAAAATGGGTATTTATGGCAATATAAATTAACTGCAAATAAAGATGTAGTATCAGGGCAGTTGGTGAGAAAATTCGGCAAGTTCAGTGGTAAAGCTGAAATTGAGGCGATTGCCGTGGATGATGAGTTGGGTTACGTATACTGTTCAGATGAGATGTTTGGGGTAAGAAAATACTATGCTGATCCTGCCAAAGGAAATGACGAGCTAGCAGTTTTCGGTAACAATGGAGAATTTACGCAAGATCATGAAGGTATTTCAATTTATGATGCAGGGAATGGAAAAGGTTATATTATCGTTTCAGATCAACAGGCCAATAAGTTTCATCTATATTCCAGAGAAGGTGTAGATGGTGATCCTCACAATCATAAATTGGTAAAAACTATTAATGTTTCTACTAATGAGAGTGATGGAAGTGAAGTGACGAATATAGCTTTAGGCAGCTCTTTTCCTAACGGTTTATTTGTGGCTATGTCAGACGATGGTACGTTTCAATATTATGATTGGAACGACATTCAAAATAGTGGTACAACTGAACTGCAATCTGCAGTTATTAACTAA
- a CDS encoding YkgJ family cysteine cluster protein yields MDLNKFREESKNRSKQNKKFLSSLKNKNPRLLDDGFHQLHDEVFEEIDCLECANCCKTTSPIFRDKDIERLASHFRIKPGEFIEKYLHLDSDNDYVLNSAPCPFLGVDNYCTVYEARPKACREYPHTDRKKMTGILSLTYKNTLVCPAVLEIVERIKKIL; encoded by the coding sequence ATGGATTTGAATAAATTCAGAGAAGAAAGTAAGAATCGGTCAAAGCAGAATAAAAAGTTTCTCAGTTCGCTTAAGAATAAAAACCCACGACTTTTGGATGATGGATTTCATCAATTGCATGATGAGGTATTTGAGGAAATAGATTGTTTGGAATGTGCTAATTGCTGTAAAACGACCAGTCCAATTTTCAGGGATAAGGATATTGAGCGTTTAGCTTCGCACTTTCGAATAAAGCCGGGGGAGTTTATAGAAAAGTATCTTCACCTTGACAGTGATAATGATTATGTACTTAATAGCGCCCCTTGTCCTTTCTTAGGAGTTGATAATTATTGTACTGTTTACGAAGCCAGACCAAAGGCTTGCAGAGAATACCCACATACTGACAGAAAGAAAATGACAGGTATTTTAAGTCTCACCTATAAAAACACGCTGGTTTGTCCGGCAGTGCTGGAAATTGTAGAGCGTATAAAAAAAATACTTTAA